In one window of Phormidium ambiguum IAM M-71 DNA:
- a CDS encoding catalase, whose translation MNQKLFTEYPEQDERKYYELVTEQVRIRMDNLYKDKERAMRDTHTKSHAAVKGILEIFDFDEEAIKRELSKRASLTPSQLNAISIKQGLLSSPKQYPVWLRFANGAFQIKNDYESDTRSMAVKVMNVDGERLEQSYESKTQDIIVHNSEFFFVKTIKDYYGFFSAVVESKEATKKWLFRHPRQFLALLKGTSEVPKSLLTQRYWSSSASALGLPPNFDPAQTSRVPVGYPAVIKYAFTPVSPKPPHEKIPFQSRPGISKLPFGDRAKALGLDPNQPDDYYRNDIIQALAKPDAEYIWEFGIQFQTSPKMSIDDTTITWKEKESPFFTVGRLIVKHQIIDYEKQYDFCENLRFSPWNGLAVHRPVGCINRLRGVVYPVVANYRYQKQSLVPQEPTGNESF comes from the coding sequence ATGAACCAGAAATTATTCACAGAATATCCCGAACAAGATGAACGCAAATACTACGAACTTGTGACTGAACAAGTCAGAATTCGGATGGATAATCTTTACAAAGATAAAGAGCGAGCGATGCGAGATACCCACACCAAAAGTCACGCCGCTGTTAAAGGAATTCTGGAAATTTTTGACTTTGATGAAGAAGCAATTAAACGCGAATTAAGCAAACGCGCTTCTTTGACTCCTTCACAACTTAATGCTATTTCCATTAAGCAAGGCTTGCTCTCTTCGCCTAAACAATATCCTGTTTGGTTACGATTTGCTAACGGAGCGTTTCAAATCAAAAATGATTACGAGTCAGATACTCGCTCAATGGCAGTGAAAGTGATGAATGTGGATGGAGAAAGACTTGAGCAAAGCTATGAGTCGAAAACGCAGGACATTATTGTTCACAATTCGGAGTTTTTCTTTGTCAAAACCATCAAAGATTATTACGGTTTCTTTTCTGCTGTTGTTGAGTCTAAGGAAGCAACAAAAAAATGGCTTTTTAGACATCCCAGGCAATTTTTAGCACTGCTTAAGGGTACGAGTGAGGTTCCCAAAAGTTTACTAACACAACGATATTGGAGTAGTTCTGCTTCGGCTTTGGGTCTTCCCCCCAATTTCGATCCCGCGCAGACGAGTCGAGTTCCTGTGGGATATCCGGCGGTAATTAAATATGCTTTTACTCCTGTGTCACCCAAGCCACCGCATGAGAAGATTCCATTCCAATCTCGTCCAGGTATTTCTAAATTACCATTTGGCGATCGCGCCAAAGCACTCGGCTTAGATCCCAATCAACCAGATGATTATTACCGCAATGACATTATTCAAGCTTTAGCGAAACCTGATGCTGAGTATATTTGGGAGTTCGGTATTCAGTTCCAAACTAGTCCAAAAATGTCGATCGATGATACAACAATCACCTGGAAAGAAAAAGAATCGCCTTTCTTTACCGTAGGTCGTTTGATTGTCAAACATCAAATAATTGATTATGAGAAACAATACGATTTCTGTGAAAACCTGCGTTTTTCTCCCTGGAATGGTTTAGCAGTTCATCGTCCAGTTGGTTGCATAAATCGTTTACGGGGTGTTGTTTACCCTGTGGTTGCTAACTATCGCTATCAGAAACAAAGTCTGGTTCCCCAAGAACCAACAGGAAACGAAAGCTTTTAA
- a CDS encoding response regulator: protein MSSNVGHISTVLTVDDSVVMQEMIKRALGKDYRVIVASNAVDALALIYHEKISVLLLDVSMPGIDGLEFCRTVRNLPQFRDLPIIMLTARDKLFDKVQGRLAGATEYLTKPFDANQLQQVVEKFINENLASEVTGEA, encoded by the coding sequence ATGTCTTCAAATGTAGGTCATATTTCAACAGTGCTGACGGTGGATGATAGCGTCGTCATGCAAGAAATGATTAAAAGAGCTTTAGGGAAAGATTATCGGGTAATAGTAGCTAGTAATGCAGTTGATGCACTAGCATTGATTTACCATGAAAAGATTTCCGTATTATTACTGGATGTTTCCATGCCAGGAATCGATGGGTTAGAGTTTTGCCGAACAGTACGTAATTTACCGCAGTTTCGTGATTTGCCAATAATTATGCTGACGGCAAGAGACAAACTTTTCGATAAAGTACAAGGACGTTTAGCGGGTGCTACGGAATATTTAACTAAACCGTTTGATGCCAATCAATTACAACAAGTAGTAGAAAAGTTTATCAATGAAAATTTAGCAAGTGAAGTTACTGGAGAAGCCTAA
- a CDS encoding adenylate/guanylate cyclase domain-containing protein, producing the protein MTLQPTSVPYLLLKTESGNRYLPLVGSHCWTIGRSDDNNFVIPDRWISRNHAMLQCMETGEFYLIDLGSRNGSFVNGRRVSVPVTLRNGDRLTFGQTELDFFSPTNDTPQQQTNSNSDELTATSALHVRRLISVMVVDIRDFTVLTRQLDEKLLSELIGTWFRHCGSIIRDYGSWVDKYIGDAVMAVWFHGGRSITNEEVSKICQALSDLYKMTQELDREYVLPFPMRIGAGINTGYAMVGNTGSGDRPDYTALGDTVNATFRLESSTKQLGMDIALGESTYQYLLPLGAEDAGFKKQEVNLKGYDTPTVTYAGTFADLERFLAIQKKSQ; encoded by the coding sequence GTGACGTTGCAACCTACATCCGTTCCTTATCTGTTACTAAAAACCGAGTCTGGAAATCGATACTTACCACTGGTAGGCAGTCATTGCTGGACTATTGGTAGAAGCGATGACAATAACTTTGTCATCCCGGATCGGTGGATTTCCCGCAACCATGCAATGTTACAGTGCATGGAAACAGGGGAGTTCTATTTAATCGATTTAGGAAGTCGTAATGGATCTTTTGTCAATGGGCGCAGAGTCAGCGTTCCGGTAACGCTGCGAAATGGCGATCGTCTCACATTTGGTCAAACCGAATTAGATTTCTTTTCTCCGACCAATGATACTCCTCAACAGCAAACTAATAGTAATTCTGATGAGTTAACTGCTACCTCTGCTTTGCACGTTCGGCGCTTAATCTCAGTCATGGTAGTTGATATTCGTGACTTTACCGTTTTAACTCGTCAATTAGATGAAAAACTGCTTTCAGAATTGATTGGCACATGGTTTCGTCATTGCGGGAGTATTATCCGGGATTACGGCAGTTGGGTAGATAAGTACATTGGGGATGCAGTAATGGCAGTTTGGTTTCATGGTGGACGTTCCATTACCAATGAAGAAGTAAGTAAAATTTGTCAGGCACTTAGCGACCTGTACAAAATGACTCAGGAATTGGATCGAGAATATGTTCTACCATTTCCTATGCGAATTGGGGCGGGAATTAACACAGGTTATGCAATGGTGGGTAATACAGGAAGTGGCGATCGACCAGACTACACCGCTTTAGGAGATACTGTTAATGCCACTTTTCGCTTAGAATCTTCTACTAAGCAGTTGGGAATGGATATAGCTTTAGGTGAAAGTACTTATCAATATTTGCTTCCTTTAGGTGCTGAGGATGCTGGCTTTAAGAAACAAGAAGTAAATCTCAAAGGCTACGACACCCCAACCGTTACTTACGCAGGAACTTTTGCCGACTTGGAAAGATTTTTGGCAATCCAAAAAAAAAGTCAATAG
- the psbU gene encoding photosystem II complex extrinsic protein PsbU, with amino-acid sequence MKKLLRLFTVCALVIGCWAGMGFTQRANAVSLTSVAFNSAPVLAETSAEAELRNRVDAKLGEIANKIDLNNTNLRAFKRFQGMYPNLGAKIVKNAPYEKVEDVLDIPGLSERQKEILQANLDEFTVTPVESAFNEGDDRINNGIYR; translated from the coding sequence ATGAAAAAATTGTTACGTTTGTTCACAGTATGTGCTTTGGTCATTGGTTGCTGGGCAGGAATGGGATTCACCCAACGCGCTAATGCAGTTTCTTTGACCAGCGTGGCGTTTAACTCTGCACCAGTGTTGGCAGAAACATCTGCTGAAGCTGAATTGCGAAATAGAGTAGACGCGAAGCTAGGAGAAATCGCCAACAAAATTGATTTAAACAATACCAACTTACGAGCATTTAAGCGTTTCCAAGGAATGTATCCCAACTTAGGTGCGAAGATCGTCAAAAATGCACCTTATGAAAAGGTAGAGGATGTATTGGATATTCCGGGACTTAGCGAACGTCAAAAGGAAATTCTCCAAGCTAACTTGGATGAATTTACCGTGACTCCAGTAGAGTCTGCTTTTAACGAAGGAGACGATCGCATTAACAACGGTATCTATCGTTAA
- a CDS encoding NUDIX hydrolase encodes MLREGVIRVLALGIIRDRSDRIFLGQGFDSEKGENFYRAMGGGIEFGETSEAALKREFSEEIQAELTNIKYLGCQESIFTFKGKQGHEILFIYECDFVDPKFYHLSSINFHEKNRPKTALWVEIEKFRSGKLKLVPEGFLNYL; translated from the coding sequence ATGCTCAGAGAGGGTGTAATCCGAGTTTTAGCTTTGGGGATAATCCGCGATCGAAGCGATCGAATTTTTCTGGGTCAAGGCTTTGATTCCGAGAAAGGAGAAAACTTCTACCGCGCTATGGGTGGTGGAATTGAATTTGGCGAAACAAGCGAAGCAGCATTAAAACGCGAATTTTCCGAAGAAATTCAGGCAGAACTAACTAATATTAAGTATTTAGGTTGCCAGGAAAGCATTTTTACTTTCAAAGGTAAACAGGGACACGAAATTCTCTTCATTTATGAATGCGATTTTGTCGATCCTAAATTTTACCATTTATCAAGTATAAATTTCCATGAAAAAAACCGTCCAAAAACTGCTCTTTGGGTAGAAATAGAAAAGTTTAGGTCGGGAAAATTAAAGTTAGTTCCCGAAGGATTCTTAAATTATTTATGA
- a CDS encoding protein-tyrosine phosphatase family protein: protein MFNQVKKILGIESKSTTTNLFSISWVIPGKLAVGRLPQAGDGEKLIKANIKTVFSLCGEHEGVLPEEISQNFQCFRLVLPDRHYTEKMTAEQLNKAVDIVRQNIQNNSPIFVHCLAGIERSPTVCIAYLCKYHKMELWEAANWLKQVHSSSLPNDSGLRAIRELLQKK, encoded by the coding sequence ATGTTTAACCAAGTAAAAAAAATATTAGGAATTGAGTCGAAGTCTACCACAACAAATCTGTTTTCTATCAGTTGGGTCATTCCGGGTAAATTAGCAGTTGGCAGATTACCGCAAGCAGGTGATGGAGAAAAATTGATTAAAGCTAATATTAAAACTGTGTTTTCTCTTTGTGGTGAACACGAAGGAGTGTTACCAGAAGAAATTAGTCAAAATTTTCAATGTTTTCGTTTAGTTTTACCCGATCGACATTACACAGAAAAAATGACCGCAGAACAATTAAATAAAGCTGTAGATATTGTTCGCCAAAATATCCAAAATAATTCTCCGATTTTTGTTCATTGTTTAGCAGGGATTGAGCGATCGCCAACAGTGTGTATTGCTTACTTATGTAAGTACCACAAAATGGAACTTTGGGAAGCCGCTAATTGGTTAAAACAAGTACATTCTAGCTCTCTTCCTAATGATTCTGGATTACGGGCTATCCGAGAATTATTGCAAAAAAAATAG
- a CDS encoding GAF domain-containing protein: MKALSGNQTPVKLYHLSQFQTDNNSDADFAELTNLAAEICQTPIAEIRLFNGKQLLLKSKLGLSTNEVQLCEDFCTFTACHTELVVIPDTLADRRFAQHRSVQLNPKIRFYAAVPLMTTQGAILGTLSVMDYVPRKISWEVYRAFQALGRQVVSKLDLRNQLCVQGYQLTKVKSMPSQAPWHIAKLLESITDAVIVLDRQWQITYLNSRFEQIFLYSKEDLLGKNFCSEFSGIGDSNLFTECERVFSQNVTAHFEEFYLPLGIWVEVRACPYEDGLIIYLRDVTARKQAEAMLMERSRLSAFSAEIGITLGQGGNLPNTLNRCTQIMVDYLDAATACIWTVNPGTENLQLQAVALAMNCAFPQGGKKCFTGEKEEVQACNWLHPDSSIVDFITKNSQPYLNNKIQTQDSLSVKSWLQKIGGCSCSLLKAFAAYPLIVEDRLVGVMALSSRQTVSEEANSMLEWMANAIAVAIDRNWARSELLSRRESLLFRLASQIRNSLDLDTILGIAVNEIRSLLQIDRCHFLWCWPHPDRPSLTVTHEACHPDLSSSLGDYPSEKVTNLAKKILNLETIWIDNINNTNNLDDQTRSLLNSFGITSQLLIPLQTHSGQLGAVVCSHCSGSRPWSNSEVELLKAVVDQLAIAIDQAELFAQTRAAAFAAQSQAQQLSHALQNLKQTEAQLVHTEKMSSLGQMVAGIAHEINNPVNFIYGNLDHANGYIADLLGLVNLYQQYYPTPVEEITEEAEKIDLEFLKEDLPKLLASMQVGTERIRQIVLSLRNFSRLDEAEKKPVNIHEGIDNTLLILQSRLKGGQGKPEIQIIKEYGSLPLIECYAGQLNQVFMNIISNAIDALENVPEPRKITISTSVLKNHTNSNSLAGESTLQNTNYGDEINDKFHIVVVSIADNGLGMTEEVRKRLFDPFFTTKPVGKGTGLGLSISYQIVAEKHGGKLRCNSAPGKGAEFVLEIPVFIGE, encoded by the coding sequence ATGAAAGCATTGTCAGGAAATCAGACCCCAGTGAAACTCTATCATTTGAGCCAGTTTCAAACAGATAATAATTCTGATGCTGATTTCGCCGAACTGACTAATCTAGCAGCTGAGATTTGTCAAACTCCAATTGCCGAAATTAGATTGTTTAATGGTAAACAACTCTTGCTAAAATCAAAGTTGGGCTTGAGTACAAATGAAGTACAACTATGTGAAGATTTTTGCACTTTTACTGCCTGTCATACTGAGTTAGTGGTTATTCCTGATACCTTAGCCGATCGCAGGTTTGCTCAGCATCGATCGGTGCAGCTAAATCCTAAAATTAGATTTTATGCAGCTGTCCCCTTGATGACAACTCAAGGTGCAATTTTGGGTACTTTATCTGTAATGGATTATGTGCCACGAAAAATTTCCTGGGAAGTTTATCGAGCATTTCAAGCTTTAGGTCGTCAGGTTGTAAGTAAACTTGATTTACGTAATCAACTATGCGTCCAAGGTTATCAATTAACAAAGGTTAAATCAATGCCATCACAAGCACCTTGGCATATAGCAAAACTATTGGAAAGCATTACTGATGCTGTTATCGTTCTGGATCGCCAGTGGCAAATTACCTATTTAAATTCCAGGTTTGAACAAATTTTTCTCTATTCCAAAGAAGATTTATTAGGCAAAAACTTTTGCAGTGAATTTTCTGGGATAGGTGATTCAAATTTATTTACAGAATGTGAGAGAGTATTCTCTCAAAATGTAACTGCTCATTTTGAGGAATTTTACTTGCCGTTAGGTATTTGGGTGGAAGTTAGAGCTTGTCCTTATGAAGATGGATTAATTATTTATTTAAGAGATGTAACGGCTAGAAAACAAGCAGAGGCGATGTTAATGGAACGATCGCGCCTTTCAGCTTTTAGCGCCGAAATAGGAATAACTTTGGGACAAGGTGGTAATTTACCTAATACTCTCAATCGCTGTACGCAAATTATGGTAGATTATCTGGACGCTGCTACTGCTTGTATTTGGACAGTGAATCCAGGTACAGAAAATTTGCAATTGCAAGCGGTTGCTTTGGCAATGAATTGTGCTTTTCCTCAAGGTGGCAAAAAATGCTTTACAGGAGAAAAGGAAGAAGTCCAAGCTTGTAATTGGTTGCATCCTGACAGTTCAATTGTTGATTTTATTACGAAAAATTCTCAGCCTTATTTAAATAATAAAATTCAAACTCAAGATTCGCTAAGTGTCAAATCATGGCTGCAAAAAATTGGTGGTTGTAGTTGTTCTTTACTGAAAGCTTTTGCTGCTTATCCTTTAATTGTAGAAGATCGTTTAGTAGGAGTAATGGCACTTTCTAGCCGACAAACTGTTAGTGAAGAAGCGAATAGTATGTTGGAATGGATGGCGAATGCTATTGCTGTGGCGATCGATCGAAATTGGGCGCGATCGGAATTACTTTCTCGGCGGGAAAGTTTGTTATTTAGATTAGCTAGCCAAATTCGGAATTCTTTAGATTTAGATACAATTTTGGGAATAGCGGTCAATGAAATTCGCAGTTTATTGCAAATCGATCGCTGTCATTTCTTATGGTGTTGGCCACACCCCGATCGCCCTAGTTTAACTGTTACCCACGAAGCTTGTCACCCAGATTTATCAAGTTCTTTGGGTGATTATCCCAGCGAAAAAGTTACCAATTTAGCGAAGAAGATTTTAAATTTAGAAACGATTTGGATTGATAATATTAATAATACAAATAATTTAGACGATCAAACACGATCGCTATTAAATAGCTTTGGAATTACTTCCCAATTATTAATTCCTTTACAAACCCATTCCGGTCAATTAGGTGCGGTAGTATGTAGCCATTGTAGTGGTTCTCGACCTTGGAGTAATAGCGAAGTTGAATTGCTCAAAGCAGTGGTGGATCAGTTAGCGATCGCTATCGATCAAGCCGAACTTTTTGCCCAAACTCGGGCTGCGGCTTTTGCTGCTCAAAGTCAAGCGCAACAACTCAGTCATGCGTTACAAAATCTCAAACAAACAGAAGCGCAACTAGTACATACAGAAAAAATGTCTAGTTTAGGGCAAATGGTCGCAGGTATTGCTCATGAAATCAATAATCCGGTTAACTTTATTTATGGGAATTTAGATCATGCAAATGGCTATATCGCTGACCTATTAGGATTAGTAAATTTATATCAACAATATTATCCTACTCCTGTAGAGGAAATTACTGAAGAAGCGGAAAAAATTGATTTGGAATTTCTCAAAGAGGACTTACCCAAATTATTAGCTTCGATGCAAGTTGGCACAGAAAGAATTCGACAAATTGTTCTCTCTTTAAGAAATTTTTCTCGCTTAGATGAAGCCGAAAAGAAACCTGTAAATATTCATGAAGGCATAGATAATACCTTACTAATTTTACAAAGTAGATTAAAAGGTGGACAAGGAAAACCGGAAATTCAAATCATTAAAGAATACGGGAGTTTGCCTTTAATAGAATGCTACGCAGGACAACTGAATCAAGTGTTCATGAACATTATTAGTAATGCGATCGATGCTTTGGAAAATGTCCCCGAACCCCGAAAAATTACTATCAGCACTTCCGTACTAAAAAACCATACTAATAGTAATTCTTTAGCAGGCGAATCAACTTTGCAAAATACTAATTATGGGGATGAAATAAATGATAAGTTCCACATTGTAGTAGTGAGTATTGCGGATAATGGGCTGGGAATGACCGAAGAAGTCAGAAAACGCTTATTCGATCCGTTCTTTACCACTAAACCAGTAGGTAAAGGTACGGGGTTAGGGTTGTCAATTAGCTACCAAATTGTAGCCGAAAAACATGGTGGTAAATTGAGATGTAATTCTGCCCCTGGAAAAGGAGCAGAGTTTGTGTTAGAAATTCCAGTGTTTATTGGTGAATAG
- a CDS encoding TIGR03279 family radical SAM protein: MSEISLRPALITKVLPDSIASEIGFEIGDRLVAINGTQPRDLIDYKFLCADEFLELEVLDAKGKTHKVEIEKDYDEDLGLEFETALFDGLIQCNNRCPFCFIDQQPPGKRESLYFKDDDYRLSFLYGSYLTLTNLTQKEWNRIEQMRLSPLYVSVHATEPEIRTRLLKNQRAAQILEQIKWFQKRRLQIHAQVVVCPGINDGIHLETTLRDLAKFHKGEVPAVASVAVVPVGLTRFRPEEDELIPVTPEKAKEVIFQVQQLQNELQKKSRKNCIWLADEWFLIAGEDLPPESHYEDYPQIDNGVGSIRLFLRKFEEAAKSLPAKVAPERRLTWVVGNAVEKAFQPILERLNKVEGLAVEMAAFPSQYWGQKITVTGLLTGEDLLFNLQGKDLGEGILLPSLMLKHGDTRFLDDLTVAEVSDKLGVKIVPVNGIEGLIEGCVGDGAFDCADRFSHTFNSNP, from the coding sequence ATGAGTGAAATTTCGCTGCGTCCGGCTTTAATTACGAAAGTTTTACCTGATTCGATCGCATCTGAGATTGGATTTGAGATTGGCGATCGTTTAGTAGCTATTAACGGTACTCAACCCCGCGATCTCATCGACTACAAATTCTTATGTGCCGACGAATTCCTAGAATTAGAAGTTTTAGACGCTAAAGGCAAAACCCATAAAGTTGAAATTGAAAAAGATTACGACGAAGACTTAGGCTTAGAATTTGAAACCGCTTTATTTGATGGTTTAATTCAATGTAACAATCGTTGTCCTTTTTGTTTCATCGATCAACAACCACCAGGAAAAAGAGAATCTTTATATTTCAAAGATGATGATTATCGTTTAAGTTTCCTTTATGGTTCTTATTTAACATTAACTAATCTCACCCAGAAAGAATGGAACCGAATTGAACAAATGCGGCTTTCTCCGCTTTATGTTTCCGTTCACGCTACCGAACCAGAAATCAGAACTCGCTTATTAAAAAATCAACGGGCTGCACAAATTTTGGAACAAATTAAATGGTTTCAAAAACGGCGTTTACAAATTCATGCCCAAGTCGTTGTTTGTCCGGGAATTAATGACGGGATACACTTAGAAACCACATTGCGAGATTTAGCAAAATTCCACAAAGGGGAAGTTCCCGCAGTTGCATCAGTAGCAGTTGTTCCGGTTGGTTTAACTCGCTTTCGTCCAGAAGAAGATGAATTAATTCCGGTTACTCCAGAGAAAGCTAAAGAAGTAATTTTCCAAGTCCAACAACTGCAAAATGAGTTACAGAAAAAAAGTCGGAAAAATTGTATTTGGTTAGCTGATGAATGGTTTTTGATTGCGGGGGAAGATTTACCACCAGAATCACATTATGAGGATTATCCACAAATTGATAATGGTGTGGGTTCAATTCGCTTGTTTTTAAGGAAATTTGAGGAAGCGGCGAAAAGTTTACCCGCGAAAGTTGCGCCGGAAAGGAGGCTGACTTGGGTTGTGGGAAATGCAGTGGAAAAAGCTTTTCAACCTATTTTGGAAAGATTGAATAAAGTCGAAGGTTTGGCTGTGGAGATGGCTGCTTTTCCTAGTCAGTATTGGGGGCAAAAAATTACTGTGACTGGGTTATTGACTGGGGAAGATTTGTTGTTTAATTTACAAGGTAAAGATTTGGGAGAGGGAATTTTATTGCCATCTTTAATGTTGAAACATGGAGATACTAGGTTTTTGGACGATCTAACTGTTGCGGAAGTTTCTGATAAGTTGGGAGTGAAGATTGTTCCGGTGAATGGAATTGAGGGGTTGATTGAGGGGTGTGTTGGTGATGGGGCTTTTGACTGCGCCGATCGCTTCTCTCATACTTTTAATAGTAATCCTTAG
- a CDS encoding DUF3531 family protein gives MQVEFREFDPFDLWIWLQFTTVPGSGEKQYIDEIFDSWFLLGKLGGFNAENLQVQDSGIDISYMDYDQDAADESLMALMHNMSEVEYQGTWARCWFDLGTSDAIALDILINALQQLSKEYVTIEKLFIGGENQDWPVTRKREDSDYDN, from the coding sequence ATGCAAGTAGAATTTCGGGAGTTTGACCCTTTTGATTTATGGATTTGGTTACAGTTTACGACTGTTCCCGGTTCGGGAGAAAAACAATATATTGACGAAATTTTTGATTCCTGGTTTTTGTTAGGAAAATTGGGAGGTTTTAATGCAGAAAATCTCCAAGTTCAAGATAGTGGAATCGACATCAGCTATATGGATTATGACCAAGATGCCGCTGATGAAAGTTTAATGGCTTTGATGCACAATATGAGTGAAGTTGAATATCAGGGAACTTGGGCGCGTTGTTGGTTTGATTTGGGGACTAGTGATGCGATCGCTCTGGATATTTTAATCAATGCTCTGCAACAATTGAGTAAGGAGTATGTCACAATTGAAAAATTATTTATTGGTGGTGAAAATCAAGATTGGCCTGTCACCAGAAAACGGGAAGATAGTGATTACGATAACTAA
- a CDS encoding undecaprenyl-diphosphate phosphatase, with protein sequence MGLSQRQWRGFLGLGIISTFLALPLKALSQSAVATTTTSQVNVFQAIALGFVQGATEFLPISSTAHLKVVPVVLGWGDPGVAFTAVIQLGSIAAVLWYFWRDLKNIVMGSIAAIATKDYEAQEFKLALGILFGTIPIVFFGILIKIFIPDFDNSPLRSLGAIATASIVMSILLGVAETIGTRKRKFDKLGTRDGILMGLGQALALIPGVSRSGSTLTAGLFMGLERATAARFSFLLGIPAITLAGLVELKGILSEGLGDAGILPLIVGVISSGIFSYLAIAWLLKFLQTQSTWVFIWYRLIFGVAILAAIFTGVLQNS encoded by the coding sequence ATGGGTTTATCACAACGCCAATGGCGCGGGTTTTTGGGTTTAGGAATTATTAGCACTTTTCTTGCCTTACCTTTAAAAGCACTTTCTCAGTCGGCGGTGGCGACAACAACCACTAGTCAGGTAAATGTATTTCAAGCAATTGCCTTGGGATTTGTGCAAGGGGCGACAGAATTTTTACCAATTAGTAGTACGGCGCATTTAAAAGTAGTGCCAGTTGTGTTGGGATGGGGCGATCCGGGTGTTGCTTTTACCGCAGTAATTCAATTGGGTAGTATTGCGGCGGTGTTGTGGTATTTTTGGCGGGATTTAAAAAATATTGTGATGGGTTCGATCGCAGCGATCGCAACTAAAGATTATGAGGCGCAAGAGTTTAAATTAGCATTGGGAATTCTTTTTGGTACGATTCCGATCGTATTCTTTGGGATATTGATTAAAATCTTTATTCCTGACTTTGATAATTCCCCGTTGCGGAGTTTAGGGGCGATCGCTACTGCTTCAATCGTCATGTCAATATTGTTAGGAGTAGCGGAAACGATCGGGACTCGGAAACGGAAATTTGACAAATTAGGAACCAGAGATGGAATTTTAATGGGTTTAGGGCAAGCATTAGCTTTAATTCCCGGAGTTTCTCGTTCTGGTTCTACTTTAACTGCTGGGTTGTTCATGGGTTTAGAAAGGGCGACAGCAGCAAGGTTTTCTTTTTTGTTAGGAATTCCTGCGATTACTTTAGCTGGGTTGGTGGAATTAAAAGGGATTTTGTCGGAAGGTTTGGGAGATGCAGGAATACTGCCATTAATTGTTGGGGTAATTTCGTCGGGAATTTTTTCTTATTTAGCGATCGCTTGGTTGCTAAAATTCCTACAAACTCAAAGTACTTGGGTGTTTATTTGGTATCGCTTAATCTTTGGCGTGGCGATTTTAGCGGCAATTTTTACCGGAGTGTTGCAAAATAGCTAA